From Bacillus sp. FSL K6-3431, the proteins below share one genomic window:
- a CDS encoding DUF6011 domain-containing protein, which translates to MTVCKRCNRPLKITKSIDNGYGPVCKKKHEEAEVEFLKRQITIDEALDYMKKVKA; encoded by the coding sequence ATGACTGTCTGCAAACGATGTAACCGACCACTCAAAATAACGAAAAGCATCGATAACGGATATGGTCCTGTCTGCAAGAAAAAGCACGAGGAAGCCGAAGTAGAGTTTTTAAAACGGCAGATAACAATCGACGAAGCGTTGGATTATATGAAAAAGGTGAAAGCATGA